A DNA window from Sulfuricaulis sp. contains the following coding sequences:
- the sdhC gene encoding succinate dehydrogenase, cytochrome b556 subunit translates to MGKNKKRPVYLNLFKIRLPVGGILSILHRATGALLVLLLPFALYMLDRSLQDPAAFAEISARATSLEGRIVILITVWAFAQHFMSGMRHLLLDVGIGDSKSTARLNAWLSFAAIGVIVILTGACLWNA, encoded by the coding sequence ATGGGGAAAAACAAAAAACGTCCCGTATACCTGAATCTCTTCAAAATCCGCCTGCCCGTGGGCGGCATACTGTCCATCCTGCACCGCGCCACGGGCGCGCTGTTGGTTCTGTTGCTGCCGTTCGCCCTCTATATGTTGGATCGCTCACTGCAAGACCCCGCGGCCTTTGCCGAAATCAGCGCACGCGCTACCAGCCTTGAGGGCCGGATTGTCATCCTTATAACAGTATGGGCCTTTGCCCAGCATTTCATGTCCGGCATGCGCCACTTGTTACTCGATGTCGGTATCGGCGACTCCAAATCGACCGCGCGCCTGAATGCCTGGCTGTCCTTTGCCGCTATAGGCGTTATTGTGATTCTGACGGGGGCCTGCCTGTGGAACGCATGA
- the sdhD gene encoding succinate dehydrogenase, hydrophobic membrane anchor protein, with protein sequence MRATGSAHAGMLQWLWQRVTSIYMAGFVVYVIVHLSLAPIRDHAAWQAWFDVGYVRMAWAIFILSILVHAWIGMRSIYLDYLHPLWLRFSVSLFTALGLLALGLWAARVLLA encoded by the coding sequence ATGAGAGCCACCGGCAGTGCTCACGCCGGCATGCTGCAATGGCTGTGGCAGCGCGTGACCTCGATTTACATGGCGGGCTTCGTGGTTTATGTCATCGTGCACCTGAGCCTGGCGCCGATCCGTGATCACGCCGCATGGCAGGCCTGGTTTGACGTCGGTTATGTCCGCATGGCCTGGGCGATATTCATTCTGAGCATCCTGGTGCACGCCTGGATCGGCATGCGCAGCATCTATCTCGATTATCTCCATCCGCTATGGCTGCGCTTCAGCGTTTCGCTGTTCACGGCCCTCGGTTTGCTGGCCTTGGGCCTGTGGGCAGCGCGGGTCCTGCTCGCATGA